The Amblyomma americanum isolate KBUSLIRL-KWMA chromosome 11, ASM5285725v1, whole genome shotgun sequence genome includes the window AGCAAAAAATATTGGAAAGAGATGGCCCGGAAACTGGAGGCAAATAAAGAATTCCTCAAAAAGCAGGCTGTCTCTCTGCAGCGACGCATCGAGAGCAAGATATTTAACTGTAAGTTTTTCCTGAACTTCATGATTGTCAGTGTGTTAAATCATTGCAAGAATGAAAAGGGGATTAAACGAAAGGGCTAAGTTCAGCATAAGATCAGCTgatgatgcgtcatgcagttccaaggttactaaacaaattcatctttgaacgtttttctcttgaaacatctagtacacaaactctaagaaatcattttttgtaagccactgtattccctttgtgtgaaaagtgtgacacgaatgacttttgcatctatgttaacaccaatgtattgcgtattaatgaacatgtacccagagtttatatcgattgttctgaaattcctgtattatattctgttaggtagcgtgtgtggattttgtactttaaaaaaaaaaaaatttttgcccttgctgtacgccatgtaggggggctcgggctccctcaagcgaaaatcgttcgctttttgcctgagcctgcccacatcataatgatgtaaataaaactgacttgacttgacttgacttgacttgacttggaCTTGCGTATACGAAAGTGTAATCGTGAATTTTTGCTGCTTGGCACTTTTCATTTTATTGAAGCATGACCAAAATTGCAAGTTGAACACTTTGCTTCATATATAGCGTAAACAACAAAAGAAATGCGAATACAACTCAAACATCAACAACAAAATGAGATGTTCGCTAGAGGAAGCTCATTACTAGCACATATTAATTTATCGAAGGCGTGATGACTGTCTGttagaagtgttaatcaacctcacTTGTATTTCCAGTAGCTAATATATTTGTTTCCGTGTTTTCATTTCAGTTCTCTTTGCAAGTCATTTGCTGCTGTTAGCATGTAAAGCAGTTCCTACCATAAAGTGAATGTAATTAGTCTTTGTATAGCCCTTTCATAATGTAAATTGCGTGATAATTTTCATAACGCCAGAATTTTTATTACAGTGACTCAGGAATCTCCTCGTGAAGTAGTGAGAAGCTGTGAAAGTAAGTTAGGTCATTTCTCTGCTGTTACTGTCATTTCAGTTCACGGCTAGCATATTGTTGATGCAGATTCTAGCTCAACATTTATTAATATGTTTTTACGTGCACAAACTGACGTATGTGAACTTTTAAATGCAGCTCCACCTGTAGATAACACTCATAATAGGGCGCACAAGAGCACTGAACAGCAACCACAATGCAGTAAGTGCACTTTTATGCCAAGCGTCTTTTTTAATGTCACATGCATAGCCAATATATGTTATTTTCATTTGTATTTGCTGTTTCTCTCTCTGTCACTATGTCGTGCTGTACCCTTACCTTTCTATTTTCAGTTGCCTAGCCTATCGTTAGTTCACCTATATATAGGCTAGCTGACATTCCGTCATAGTTGCAGTCCATGTGACGTAACTGTAAAGTACTGAGTGCACAATTTTGTCGAAAGAGCTAGTAATTGGCAGCCCCCGGTGCACCAGCACAAAGCCGTCCTTGAGAAAAACATGGAGCCTGTGGGGCTCTTGTGCAGTAGGTTTTATACATTAAAGGCTGAAGCATCTGGAATCACCGGTAGATCATTGGGAGAGAGAAGAAGACGGAacacagggatgttaaccagaaggatGCTCAAGTTGGCTATCCTGTACTGGGAGGGAGAGGGTGAGGGGATGTAGGAGAGATGAAGTGAGAAGCAGAATCACAATCTGTCACGCAAGCATGATGCCCTCACGTGACAAAACGTGAGCGTGAAACCTGAACAAAGCAGCAGTTGTGGAAATGCACGTGCCTCACCAATGAGctttgtttttgtcttctttaGCGTAATCCCCAATATTTGCAATGTTTACTTTCGTTTTGTCCTCTCGTCTTTTCACATATTCTGAGTAGACATGAGAGTAATTTCACTAACTTCCTAACAAAGGAAAACGGGCCCTAAAGAAAGCTCTTACGTAATAACTGCAAGCGATCGGCTTTAGCCTTATTTCATTTTCTGGCAATATAGTATTGTGCAGTTATTTCATTTGTTTTTAATATTGCAGACACCCTTGCATCGTCTATGCAGGCATCTCCTACAAAGAAGCAAAGTGATGCAGCACCTGCGCAGCCGTCGTGTGGTAAGATTTCATAACCATTGGTGTAAAACATGCCAAAGCGCAAGTAGAGAAACGCAGAATGTCCCATGAAAATGCTGAATTGCGATGTAACTGTTGTGCGATGCATGTTGTGACACAGGTGTCATAAGAAAGAAGTCTGCACCTTGCGCATGTCTTACAGTTGGGAAGGAAACTATTTTAAATGGTCAGTGGAGTCTACTGGGCCTTTAACTTGACTATTTGAATTGTGTGCCATGGATGCAGATTACACACAATGCATGCATGTGACCTAACATGGGTAGTGCTTGTGGCTACCTGAAGACAGTGGCAAACATAATTAACAAAGTGTTTATGGGGCTGTGAACCTGCTGGGAAAATAGGCATGTGTTATTTTGATACATACTTTATTTCTGTGGTTTGTTTGCAGTTCCAGAACAAGATTTCACGCACCTTGCGGATGGATCTGTAAGTAGTTCTGACCACAGTGTCTCTTTCCAGTAACCAATCTTGTAGTAACCAAGTGTGTTGCATGCAGTACATGGCTTGCATCAACATGTTTGGTTGTTAGCTAAAAGTCACATTAATACAATTGTGAAGGTATGAGTTTAATCAGCAGGATATTGTATTAAGCAGAACCCTGCAATTTTGTCACGTGTTTCGAAACCTCTTTTAGTGCTCTGTTGAGCTTATTCCACCAAACAGTATGTCTGTAAAAACCACAGTACATGCAACTAGCCAAAATAACATAGAGCTGGACGATATAATTTACCTCTTAACCTTTCGCTCAGCGTTTATGAGCCCATATTACACAACACGAAATTTTTATTCCTTGCAGTTCCACCTTGCAAAAGGAGTTGTATTAAGTGCCGCTAGTGCACTAAAAATAATGTCAGCCAGGAAGCCAACGATTGCTTGCAACGACACAGCGCAGGCTATATGGACCAGTGAAGTCCTAGCAACGCGAAGCCTCAGTGGCAATGTTGCCCCTACAGAAAGGGGCCTGGGCGAGCCACCTAGGCAACCACTTACTCCTGAGAAAGTGGGCTTGGTTGCAGGTAAGGAAGAGTGCTtatctgctcgtttgttgcgtTGAAGTATGTGGGGCTGCTTTCCGTGACATGTGGCAGATCATACTGGGCACATGCTTTGGCACTTATATCTCTATGTTACATACTGACCGTGATGTATTATCACAAACGCATTTGATATTTTTGCTACAGTGATAATGTATAGTTTCTCTTCATGCTATCGCAAAAAAAGTCTCATCATTGTAGTTACAGCTAGTGCTAGTAATTGCTGCAGATGTTGAATTTATATTGCTCAAGTGCCTGTCATGCTTAATTAGGCAAACAAGCAACAACTATTATGTTCTTTTTTGCAAATGCAGAGATGGTTCGCTACTGGGGGCGCAAGAAATGTGGTAACGTGGAGTAAACTGTAGCTGCAGTGCTGAAGCTTCTTTAAGAGAAAATTCATGATTTACGGAGAACAATGAATAGGCAGATGTAATTAACGGTTTCAGCcagaaatgccgtagtggcccatatttttttaaattattcATCATATTATGGCATGTAATTTATTACATGGCTGCAAAGTGATTAGCTTTCGACACTACACGCATCCGTACAGACAGCATAAGTAGCAAAAAATGAAAGCTCTAACTGCTGCCAGCAGGAACAAAGAATGTCACCGAATTTGTTGGCACTATTCGGAGTTTAGTCCAGAAGCCAACAGGATCCTGCTGGAACCAGGGAGGAAAATGATGCCAGCTGGAACCAGAAAGGCAACTGGTTCCAGTTGGGAACTGTTCCATAACCCAGTTGAAATGGTCACAGCTAGAACCAGTTAAGATTTTTTCACCTGGGTATGCATCAGGCTGGtcttcgcaccacgggcattcgcCTTTGTATCCCATCATATTTTGAATGAACTGCATCGACCAGCCGCCTCAAACGTCCTGATGAGCGTTTAGTTAGGACAGCGTCAGTCCCGTGTGTTTATGGAGTTTGCCATAGGCTAAAAAGGATCGTAGAAATAGGCGGTGTTCGCCTTCTGTTTTCGGTACCCAACAAATTGCGCAGGTTGTGCACGAAAGTAAATGagacaaagaagaaaacaagaagggTGTAAAATGAAGCACGTGATTCTTTTTGTGgaatgaaaaagcaaaaaaaacaaggCAGTAAGCTTGATTAGCGGGCTGCGCTTGGGAAGCTCTACAGTCGATAGAGCAGAAGAGCACGAAGATTTAGGAGAGGTAATGTCGCACCGTATGACttccgcatacgcagctagtGGTCAAAAAGCTCCTTCCGCTGTTGGCTTAATACGTCGATCTCGAGACATTTCTCCAACTCAGAATATACTTCGAGTTTTTCACTCCGTCTTTCGGTCCCACATTAACTACTGCACGTTAATTTGGGTCGcggctgcaaaaaaagaaataactatACTACATAGGCCCCAAAAGAAAACTGTCCCCTGCATTGCTGATGTTTCATACTGTGACCGCACTCGTCGTCAGATTGCTCAATTTAAGTTAGCACGCAGCAAATTTGCAGTTACCGTCTACTATGCATGGTGCACTTTTCAAGCGTATGTTACTAGCAGTTGATGAAGAAATTGTCTACTCTTACATTGCAAACTCGCACATCTCGATCCAGGTCATCTGAGGATGGTTTGTGCCGCTACTGCGCACAGATTATCTTCTGCAGACATTAACGTACAATGTACCATTTCTGATAAACAAGCTGAAAACACATTTTTCTTGTTCTATTAACCTATGTCGTAAAGCATTGCGCGACATTTTTGTCGCCCGCCGCGCAGTTTTCGTTGTGCTCAGTTTTCTGTTGCAGAAATTGTGTGATTGGACATACTTAGTGAGTGTGTTTTTTGCCTTCTCAAAGGCATCTCACATGCACAATGTTTTATCGAACTATTTCCGTTCGTATGCAGCGCAGCTCTGCTGTTATGCaaattgttttctcttttctagctaaattatttatttatttacaaaatactgcTAGCCTCATTGTGGAGGCTTTCGCAGGACCGGGATAAATTACATACACACATAAAAAACGTTTAAGGTCAGGTTAGTGCAGGAATGAAAATAGTAATATTTGCATGCAAAATAACTTGAAAAAAGGAACAAGGCAATGCAATACAATCCTATAAATCATGTgcacataaaacaaaataaaaacaaacatttccAAAACAATGCACTTATTCCGATTCAAGATTTGACAATCCTACCAACACAGCATCAAACGAATTATAGGTTGATGAATGGAGCGCATGTATTCTATTGCAATATTCACTTGTATTCAACCATTGTACCTTGTATGTAAAGTCGCTGCTGTCAAAATGGTTCCCTGAGCTTGTCAAGGTATGTTCACAGCTTTTTGTGAGGGAAGCCAAACATTGCACTAATGTTGAAACAAATTTGATTTGCTATATTTGAAAGGTAATCTATGAGATGCCTCTGTACTGCAGTGCTACATATATCGGCCATACTGGTCATTGCTTAATGGCCGCTTAAGAGAGCACGCAAATGTTTTTAGAAAAGGCAGAAAAATCAGGCTCGCCAATCATGTGGTGGCGTGCGAATGCATTCCTTGCTTCGAAAAATGCAGAATGCTGCGCATGTATGGAGTCCAACAAAAACGTGAACTTTATGAAGCGTTCGTAATTTATAAAAGAAGTGACAAGTGTTTGAGCGTACCTTCTCTCCGCTTATCGAAGAAGGGAACAGCCTTTTTATATTTGGACCACTAATATCTGTTCTGCACTGGTATCTTTCTGGTTCTTTTTATGTGTCTTTCCGCATTTATTGCGATATCGCaggaaatacactcagttgtatgTTCAGCGCTGGTTGTGTTGTTTCTCTTTTCTGTCTCGTGTACCACTCTGTTTTCGATATTAACGTTCAACTTGCTCTCTGGACAGTTTTGATCGTGAATCAAAGAACCCTTATTAAACTGACATGAATGTATATAGGCTGCTCGCATTTACAAGCATAAGTTGCTGTCATACTTAATTTAGGGAGCATAACAGCAAGCGAAATGCTCATGAAAAACAGATACGTAGGTTCGCAAGTATTAGAGATTTGTACATTTTGAAGCAGCCAAAATTTAATTGCTCTTATGGCACTTGTTTGTACTTCGAATTCCTCCTCTCGTGACTCGATCTTGTCACAACCTCAACCGAAAACTGTAcatctgactacgcccacagtcATGCCGAGGACGTTGTGCTCAGTCACCAATTAGTCGCGTAAATATTTTTTGCAGGCACTGGTCGGCATAGCCAGCAGAGAATAAAAAAGGGACGACGTTCCTGAAGCAACATTTGCACTGCACACAGCTGTTTTCACACAGATGTGGCCGTCCagtcgtaacccgagcacccgtCATCACAAAATTCACTGTATGGAGCACAAAGCCGCAGTAGGGTGGCGACGTTGCTTTTGTCACGGCAGCAAACAGTAAGACGGCCGTGAAGCCAAGATCGTGTCAGGCCGCACACACGGCAGCTTTCAAGCGCTTTACCCACACGAACCGCGATCAAAGTCGATAATAGAtacgtagcagaaacaacgtcgcgTGATCGCTTCGGTCGTGATCACTGCAACCATTGTAACGAATGCGACTAGCGTAGTGAACATTCGCAATTGCACGTTttgctgccttgacgtaaaagcactcgctcgaTTGCAATCACTTCCACTCCGCGGACACTCGTCACTGTGCTGTGCAGCTCATGCACccacaagaaattcaccgtgagcaCCTGTTATTCgcctctgtccgtgatgatcctcgcaggaatttGGAACGCTTGCAATGACCACAAACAGCTCCATATAAACGCTTCGTGACACCGCCAACGCGTAGGACTTGCGTTGGCTTGAAGCTCCCTCTGTAAACTCGATCAGAGTAGATCGAGTTCTCAACTCAACTAGGGGAACTGTCGCTCAACACTGCTGCAATCGGCGAACTTGGTAGTCGCTCGAATACTCGTAATAGCAACATTCGGCCAATGTAATACATTTCACGGCGTGGGTACCAGTATATAGGCCTCACTCCCACAGACAGCTAGCCATCTTTGTCCCGGCAACAGCAAGAAGGAGGGGCTGAGACGTCAATTAAAAAGGCCGTCAATTGTTGAAATGCTGGCGCAGGCCGGATCTGCACACTCGCGCAGAAGTTAAGGTTGGTCCAACTTTTCGCATGTCACAGAACCGGCCGAACTTCTATTGTCTGCATGGCGTGTGTCACCTGTACGCGTGCGGATCTGGTCGAAAAATGGTCATACAACTTTGTTTGGGAAGGCGGGCACGGCCGGACAGCTTTTCTCCGGCTTGTGCGGTCCGGTCGCCTGGATTCCGGGCGGAAGGCGAAGAAAAGCGATCGCAAAATAGCGCTAAACGTACGAGAGAGAGCAGTCTCACAGAGGAGCGAGCAGACGCGACTCGAAGCGACAGGCGAGCGGCAAGCTTTGAACCAGTGTGGCTAACCCTACAAAGGGCAGCTACTGCAAGCACCTGTGTTCGCCGGGCTCTGCCCAGGGGAGCCAGCCGTCCTGCTTCGCCGGCCACTGGCGTTTCAGGAGAGGATCCATTCTACTTAGGCGCCGCTCCCGAGGACAGGGGCGCGCGACAACGGCACCGGCggagcacaaaaaagaaaaacagcctgCATGCAGGTTTTTAGTTCTGTTCGCTGCGAGGGAACAAGGCATGGGCGCGCGAAGGTGCCATGGGTTCCCGCGTACGTTAAATCACGCGAAGTGGACAGCGTTGTTCTTGGCGGGAAATAGGCAAAGGGGAGGCAGGGGAGCCATGCGAGCGCTGCAGGGTTGAAGCGGTGGAGTCCGGCCACGTTCAGTCGTGTCTAGGGAAACCGGAGGAGGGGCACGAAATTACTGCAGAGCCCACAGAAGTTGATAGTGCTCGTTTAGTCTCGAAATACGTGTGCAGCGAAGTTATGCTCGGGATCATTCCCCGTGAAGTTATGCCCGGGTCGGTGAAAGGGAAACAGTGCTTGCCTAGGAGAGATGTCTAATGCTATCTCATTGTACTCTCAAGGGTGGATTTAGCATCGTCCAAGATTTTGTATCGCGAAAGCGTTCGCACCCCGTGACGAAAAAAATTACGGCGTCGGCGACCGTTtaaagcctcgcagccggagctccGGCAATCCAGGTGGgtcacataggtcacgtgaccttatggcaTCATCGCACCCTGGCCATCGGATTGTGAGATTACCGCCCACCGAGGCAGGTAGCATGACGGCATGAAGGGGTGTTCGGGAAGTGCATGAGGGTTGCACAAGCACTCTGGTGGCGGCGTTTGAAACAGCCAACTGCgcgtgcagtggcgcatcacttaaccactgcatCGCAGCTCCAGAAATGGTACGAACACTTCATTATATCAAGTAGTAGtatttatttggccatataatacaatatgccctcgaggtgaggtaAAAGGAGCAAGACGAGGCAAACCTCCTGACtaggcctacaccccgaataatacaTCGTACAGTGGAATGTAAATCATaaaatggccaattccgcatagaTGGGCATTAACCTACAACGCTATCGAGTCGAACAATTGAAATAGAGCTTATGTGCACCCTCCAGTTTAGAGTGCGTAAGCACTGTTTCCGAGAGGTTTCTCGGAAAGAGCAACATGGGTTGGACAATCCCCACCGGCGCCTCTGATAGAAATAGCCACCTGCTAGTGCAGTGGCTCATAGctcaaccgctgcgccactgcgctggtattGGTGTGTAAACTCGTTGAGATCTATAAACGCTGTGATCTCCTAGTAGTGCCTCTTTTTTCACACTCGGCAATTTGTTGCCTCCTCCTCACACATACAAGGACCTGAGCGGTGGCTCACGTGTTCCTGTTGAGTCTGTGCATTCTGACTTCTTTACTTTCTTTCCACTCATATTCTATTTTTGTCATTTTACTCAAGTACGCTTACGGCTGTctgctgttttatttttatcGCTGACAGTTCCGggagaaaaagaaagacagaaaaacgAAGTGATACAAAAATAGCGCAAGTATAATATAGGATGCACGAAGCGTGTACGGCAGGACAAATTGGAAGGCCGAGACGCGATGCACTGTCAGAGACAAGGAACGAGGCTGTGTTGCAAGAAGGCCTAAATACCATCGACGGCTcattaaaagagagagagagatgatgCTCTCTCGTGCAAAAACAGCCGTTCTGCCTTTTACTAGTAAGAATCTAAAGAATTTCTGCCTCTGCCTCAATGGTCAATCTTTAGCGTTTGTTAAGCAGTACCATTTTCTGGGTGTAGTTCTTACAGATAGCTCTCTTGGGCTCATCATATAAAATCTATCGAAGGCCAGGTGAACTCTGTTGTGAACGTGTTACGCAGGTTTGCAGGCATACGTCTTGAGGCTGTTCTTCGTCATCTCTGCTCACAGTTCACAATGCACTCATTTATCAAAAATTGCGTACTCCtcactgtcacaaaattcggcacaTATTAGACATAAATGGCGCAGCGCGTAAATAATCGTgcccgcgcgctgtaaaataaaacaaaaaaacagcggtgAAGGAACCCTGGATAGTGTGTAACTTTGCGTgcgctgctgccctttccactcaactcgccggcgcggcgccaaagtaaacatagcaacgcgcggcgtcgatttctctagaatgtccgaGTAGTTTATACccatcgtcgacggagagggcgtaaccttgtccgcgctaaagtCATAACatctccccttcgctcttgcgcCGATGACTTCGCGTCGCGAGAATGAACCcagcgcgagaaggagaaggagtttgtgcagttgatactgcgtgtatgtgcgcgcctgccttggcgcgaacaACAAACAGACGCAGTCTGCGCCCATAAATGAGGGGGTCAACCGCTATCAGTTAAcctgagccgccgtttaagcttccgagaagcgcgcccgctcgactcccgggaagGCACCACTTGCCCAGCCACAGACCAGCGAGGCAAAGTGCGCCAGTCTGcagatcggccccgtcgtgctcctcaggtcgttgTACTGTCGCAgttcccggtgaacaaattgtgttttcattatttgtctctctctgtgttagtgcactacAGGTGCAAAGGtttttgttgaattgtaatctctctttattgttactttgcacgagttgcactGCATTactaaatcacttcgtatctgctcgtacgagtgattgtgaaatcctctgtatcgtctctttgctgtataaactttgttttgttttgtgaacctttggctccacCAATTCTCTGGCtcgcgaccggcgaaagctgggcaccaaacgaccaacccccctgtcacttggtagctggtctacggctgagcttgccacgctgagtcgagggcatctc containing:
- the LOC144109885 gene encoding uncharacterized protein LOC144109885 codes for the protein MGPVAGVEVAFDVCGLASLAASFAASCKLSVQVPVENKKRRLYSSSSSGDDESLCSSSELRQAISSKKYWKEMARKLEANKEFLKKQAVSLQRRIESKIFNYTLASSMQASPTKKQSDAAPAQPSCVPEQDFTHLADGSFHLAKGVVLSAASALKIMSARKPTIACNDTAQAIWTSEVLATRSLSGNVAPTERGLGEPPRQPLTPEKVGLVAEMVRYWGRKKCGNVE